In Flavobacteriales bacterium, the genomic window AGATCAACATAACCGGCAACCGGGTAACCGGACACAGGGACGGTATATATTTTGAATTCGTAGACAGCAGCCTGATCTCCCATAACAAAAGCCAGGGGAACATCCGCTATGGCCTGCATTTTATGTTTTCCAATAACGATGAGTATCTGTTAAATGAGTTCCGGGAAAATGGTGCGGGAGTGGCTGTAATGTTCTCAAAAAAGATCAAAATGAAACAGAACCTCTTCTCAGATAACTGGGGAGGAGCTTCCTACGGACTGTTATTAAAAGAGATCAGTGACGGCGATATTATCGACAATCGTTTTTACAGAAATACTGTTGGGATCATGGCCGAAGGAGCTAACAGACTCAGGGTGGAAAACAATGATTTCATCCTCAACGGAACCGCTCTTGATATAAAAGGAAATACGCTGGATTCAAAGATCGAAAGAAATAATTTTATCGCCAATACCTTTGAAGTGATCACCAATTCCCGATACAACACCAATACTTATAAAAATAATTACTGGAGCAATTACAATGGATATGATCTTAACAGGGACGGCACAGGCGATGTAGCCTACCGGCCGGTCAATGTGTATGCAAAAGTGACAAAAGAGATCCCTGCTGCAACGATCATGTTGCACAGTTTTATCATCCAACTGTTGGATGTTACGGAACGATTGTTTCCTACTGTGATACCGGCGGAATTAGTCGATCATGAACCTAAGATGACGCCCTGGAAGGATGATAAAAATTGAAAATATTACCAAATCCTATAGAAAACAGGTGGTATTGGATGCAGTTGATCTGCAGCTTCAACAGGGATCGTGTATTGCACTGATCGGCCCCAATGGGTCGGGAAAGACAACCCTTATTAAATCCATTCTTGGTTTGGTTTATCCGGATAATGGATCCATCCGGATCAATAATATGGATATCAATAGCGATGCTTCCTATCGCAAATCCATTGGTTATATGCCACAAATAAGTAGGCTGCCTGAAAACATGAAAGTCAGACAATTGTTCAGGATGATAACATTGGTCCGGGAAGACATAAAACCTCAACAGTACGACAAAGAACTTTATCAGTTATTCGAGATCGAGAAGATGGAGCATAAAACCTTAGGCAGCTTGTCGGGAGGTATGCGACAAAAGGTGAGTGCAGCCCTGGCATTCCTCTTTAATCCTCCTGTTCTTATCCTGGACGAACCTACTGCAGCCCTCGACCCGGCAGCAAATGAATATTTCCGGCAAAAAATATACAAGGCAAAAAATGACAATAAGCTCATACTGATCACCTCACATATTCTGAGCGATCTTGAAGGGCTTGTAAATCAAGTCGTTTTTATGATGGACGGCAAAATTCGCTTTCATCAGCCCATTGTTGAAATATCGGAAGAAACAGGAGAATCTCAATTGAATAAAATGATCGTGAGTAAACTTCAAGAAAACGGCCTTACATGGGAAAGTTAATTCGCTATCTGTT contains:
- the nosD gene encoding nitrous oxide reductase family maturation protein NosD → MTGSKLSLCLLPFLFLFSPHVQGNRLTVEKNGKFSSIASAITVAMPNDTVIVQPGRYKEHSLVIDKPLTITGSKQPVIDAEEQAEDIFIIAANEVHISGFVLENTGVSYLKEVAAIRVKQAKSGSIGENTIRNCFFGIYLEYTSHFLVKNNEISGTIINEASAGNAIHVWKGKKINITGNRVTGHRDGIYFEFVDSSLISHNKSQGNIRYGLHFMFSNNDEYLLNEFRENGAGVAVMFSKKIKMKQNLFSDNWGGASYGLLLKEISDGDIIDNRFYRNTVGIMAEGANRLRVENNDFILNGTALDIKGNTLDSKIERNNFIANTFEVITNSRYNTNTYKNNYWSNYNGYDLNRDGTGDVAYRPVNVYAKVTKEIPAATIMLHSFIIQLLDVTERLFPTVIPAELVDHEPKMTPWKDDKN
- a CDS encoding ATP-binding cassette domain-containing protein, whose product is MIKIENITKSYRKQVVLDAVDLQLQQGSCIALIGPNGSGKTTLIKSILGLVYPDNGSIRINNMDINSDASYRKSIGYMPQISRLPENMKVRQLFRMITLVREDIKPQQYDKELYQLFEIEKMEHKTLGSLSGGMRQKVSAALAFLFNPPVLILDEPTAALDPAANEYFRQKIYKAKNDNKLILITSHILSDLEGLVNQVVFMMDGKIRFHQPIVEISEETGESQLNKMIVSKLQENGLTWES